A stretch of the Streptomyces venezuelae genome encodes the following:
- a CDS encoding ArsR/SmtB family transcription factor has product MPNATVLPLLEPEVEPCCPPLAERPLTAEEAERTARMFKALGDPVRLRLFSAVASHEGGEACVCDISDVGVSQPTVSHHLKKLKEAGLLSSERRGTWVYYRVEPAVLAAMGQLLTKAAAA; this is encoded by the coding sequence ATGCCGAATGCCACCGTGTTGCCGCTGCTGGAGCCCGAGGTCGAGCCGTGCTGCCCGCCCCTGGCCGAGCGTCCGCTGACGGCCGAGGAGGCCGAGCGGACCGCGAGGATGTTCAAGGCGCTCGGCGACCCGGTCCGGCTGCGGCTGTTCTCCGCCGTCGCCTCACACGAGGGCGGAGAGGCATGTGTGTGCGACATCTCCGACGTCGGCGTCTCCCAGCCGACGGTCTCGCACCACCTGAAGAAGCTGAAGGAGGCCGGACTGTTGTCCTCCGAGAGGCGCGGCACCTGGGTCTACTACCGCGTCGAGCCCGCCGTCCTGGCCGCCATGGGACAGCTGCTCACCAAGGCTGCCGCCGCGTGA
- a CDS encoding FAD-dependent oxidoreductase, with product MNAIATDQLPVLVIGAGPAGLAAAAHLVERGLEPLVLEAGPAAGAAVRDWAHVRLFSTWGEVTDPAAEKLLAPTGWVKPDVKTYPTGGDWAEKYLQPLADVLGDKVRFGATVTGVSRSGRDRIVDSDRETQPFVVYVTHADGREERLFARAVIDASGTWAVPSPAGASGLPALGEKAAADRVTYRVPDLKDPAARARYAGKRTAVIGSGASAFTALASLADLAKAEDGEGTKAVWILRRGISGSTFGGGTADQLPARGALGLAAKTAVDEGHADAVTGFRTESIERDGEQLVLVAEDGRRLAPVDEVIVLTGFRPDLSFLDELRLNLDERLQAPVELAPLIDPNQHSCGTVYPHGVKELSHPEEGVYLVGMKSYGRAPTFLALTGYEQVRSVVAAIAGDRESAERVELVLPETGVCGGAGLFDQPDTDTATDGGGCCAPAPALIQLGTTSPAPSCGS from the coding sequence ATGAACGCCATCGCCACCGACCAGCTGCCCGTCCTCGTGATCGGTGCCGGGCCCGCCGGCCTGGCCGCCGCCGCCCACCTCGTCGAGCGCGGACTGGAACCGCTCGTCCTGGAGGCCGGACCGGCCGCCGGCGCTGCGGTGCGCGACTGGGCGCACGTCCGGCTGTTCTCCACCTGGGGCGAGGTCACGGACCCGGCCGCCGAGAAGCTCCTCGCGCCGACCGGCTGGGTGAAGCCCGATGTGAAGACGTACCCGACCGGCGGCGACTGGGCGGAGAAGTACCTCCAGCCGCTGGCCGACGTCCTCGGCGACAAGGTCCGCTTCGGAGCCACGGTTACCGGCGTTTCCCGCTCCGGCCGCGACCGGATCGTCGACTCCGACCGCGAGACCCAGCCCTTCGTCGTTTACGTCACCCACGCCGACGGGCGTGAGGAGCGACTCTTCGCCCGCGCGGTGATCGACGCCTCCGGCACCTGGGCCGTCCCGAGCCCGGCCGGCGCCTCCGGCCTGCCGGCCCTCGGCGAGAAGGCCGCAGCCGACCGCGTCACCTACCGCGTCCCGGACCTCAAGGACCCGGCCGCCCGTGCCCGATACGCGGGCAAGCGCACCGCCGTCATCGGCTCCGGCGCCTCCGCGTTCACCGCTCTCGCTTCCCTCGCCGACCTGGCCAAAGCCGAGGACGGCGAGGGAACCAAGGCGGTGTGGATCCTGCGCCGCGGCATCTCCGGCTCCACCTTCGGCGGCGGCACGGCCGACCAGCTCCCCGCCCGTGGCGCCCTCGGCCTCGCCGCCAAGACCGCCGTCGACGAGGGCCACGCCGACGCCGTCACCGGCTTCCGCACGGAGTCGATCGAGCGCGACGGCGAGCAGCTCGTCCTCGTGGCGGAGGACGGCCGCCGGCTCGCCCCGGTCGACGAGGTCATCGTCCTCACCGGCTTCCGCCCCGACCTGTCCTTCCTCGACGAACTCCGCCTCAACCTCGACGAACGCCTCCAGGCCCCCGTCGAGCTCGCCCCGCTGATCGACCCGAACCAGCACTCCTGCGGCACCGTCTACCCGCACGGCGTGAAGGAGCTCTCCCACCCGGAGGAAGGCGTCTACCTGGTCGGCATGAAGTCGTACGGCCGCGCCCCGACCTTCCTCGCCCTCACCGGCTACGAGCAGGTCCGCTCCGTCGTCGCCGCCATCGCAGGCGACCGCGAGTCCGCGGAACGCGTGGAACTCGTCCTCCCGGAGACCGGAGTCTGCGGCGGCGCCGGCCTCTTCGACCAGCCCGACACCGACACGGCGACCGATGGCGGTGGCTGCTGCGCCCCGGCGCCGGCGCTGATCCAGCTCGGCACCACGAGCCCTGCGCCGTCCTGCGGCTCGTGA
- a CDS encoding GNAT family N-acetyltransferase: MTTSSLVVPLTAAHADEVIAIYQAGIDEGNATFETTAPSWEQFDAAKLPGHRFAAVDETGRVLGWVAASKVSDRCAYAGVVEHSVYVHPDARGRGVASALLKALVNSTEAAGIWTIQSGIFPENTASLAVHERAGFRVIGTRERIGRHHEAWRDVVLVERRSSTVV, translated from the coding sequence GTGACCACCTCCTCCCTGGTGGTTCCGCTCACCGCCGCACACGCCGACGAAGTGATCGCGATCTACCAGGCCGGCATCGACGAGGGCAACGCCACCTTCGAGACCACGGCACCGAGCTGGGAACAGTTCGACGCGGCCAAGCTGCCCGGGCATCGCTTCGCCGCCGTGGACGAGACCGGCCGTGTCCTTGGCTGGGTCGCCGCGTCGAAGGTGTCCGACCGGTGCGCGTACGCGGGCGTGGTCGAGCACTCCGTCTACGTCCACCCGGATGCCCGGGGCCGGGGCGTCGCCTCCGCGCTGCTGAAGGCACTGGTCAACTCCACCGAGGCGGCGGGGATCTGGACCATCCAGTCCGGCATCTTCCCCGAGAACACCGCGAGCCTGGCCGTCCACGAGCGGGCTGGCTTCCGGGTCATCGGCACCCGCGAACGAATCGGCCGTCACCACGAGGCGTGGCGGGACGTCGTCCTGGTCGAGCGCCGCAGCAGCACCGTGGTGTAA